In one Juglans regia cultivar Chandler chromosome 11, Walnut 2.0, whole genome shotgun sequence genomic region, the following are encoded:
- the LOC118349894 gene encoding disease resistance protein RUN1-like, translating into MARVGKTTLAEVIYDRISYQFEASNFIACIREETTNCGLVTLQKQILSKILMERAINIWDNCEGMNTIRNRLCYKKVFLVLDDVDKEEHLTALTRSHDWFGLVSRIILMSRDNHLLKRHGLNDIYKVNELNNDEALQLFSLVAFKKPYLEENYVDLSKGFVKYAQGLPLSLKVLGSSLFGRVTNASKGAWDLLKGNPNKGFLDILQSFGSLKCFDLSGSQNLLETPNFTEVSSLETLDLEDVSDCLALGGIQDMNGEGYLEQLYKGGIAIKFPKFFVVPEFGSNYTCSMQEMFMINDDSVAAFYFDFDDRVYYIRSLNHEESNL; encoded by the exons ATGGCTAGAGTGGGTAAGACAACTTTGGCAGAAGTCATTTATGATAGAATATCTTACCAATTTGAAGCTAGCAACTTTATTGCTTGTATTAGAGAAGAAACTACAAATTGTGGTTTAGTTactttacaaaaacaaattctTTCTAAGATCCTCATGGAAAGGGCAATAAATATATGGGACAATTGTGAGGGAATGAATACGATACGGAATAGACtttgttataaaaaagtatttttagtcCTTGATGATGTGGACAAAGAAGAACATCTAACAGCATTAACAAGGAGCCATGATTGGTTTGGTCTAGTGAGTAGAATCATTTTAATGAGTAGAGATAACCATTTGTTGAAAAGACATGGATTGAATGATATCTATAAGgttaatgagttgaataatgaTGAAGCATTGCAGCTCTTTAGTTTGGTAGCTTTCAAGAAACCCTAtcttgaagaaaattatgtggATTTATCCAAAGGCTTTGTGAAATATGCTCAAGGCCTTCCTTTATCTCTCAAAGTTTTAGGGTCCTCTTTGTTTGGTAGAGTAACAAATGCATCGAAAGGTGCTTGGGATCTACTGAAAGGAAATCCTAATAAAGGATTTTTAGATATACTTCAA AGTTTTGGGAGTTTGAAATGCTTTGATCTTAGTGGCTCTCAAAACTTGTTGGAGACACCAAACTTCACCGAAGTCTCAAGTCTTGAGACACTAGACCTTGAAG ATGTATCTGATTGCCTAGCACTTGGTGGAATTCAAGACATGAATGGTGAGGGGTATCTGGAACAATTGTATAAAGGTGGAATTGCGATCAAATTCCCTAAGTTCTTCGTAGTGCCAGAGTTTGGCTCAAATTACACTTGCTCTATGCAAGAAATGTTTATGATCAATGATGACTCTGTTGCGGCCttctattttgattttgatgataGAGTCTACTACATTAGAAGCTTGAATCATGAAGAAAGTAATTTGTAG